From Vicinamibacterales bacterium:
CAGGCCGATATCGCCAAGGCGTCGAGGCTGCTTGGCTATACGCCGATCGTGTCGTTCGAGGAGGGCCTCTCGCGGACCCTCGACTGGTACCGATCGGAAGCCGTCGTCTAGCAACCCGTGATCCGGATCGGGATCCTGATCACGGATCCCGGATCGATGATCAGGGATCGATGATCCCCGATGAAGGATCCAGGATGAAGGATCAGGGATTCGCGATTCGACATCGTCTGCTGGTACTCCTCTCGGCCGCGATCGCCGCGCTCGTCCTTTCGGCCGGCCCGCACGGCCAGTCGGTTGTCGCGGCATCAGATCGGATGTGGTTCGCACCATCTCCAGGGTCGATCGACTATCTCGATCTCTTCACCCGTCCCGACGAGTGGCCGCTCGCGCGGCAGCTCGTGTCGGTCTTCAAGTTCTATCAGCAGCACACGCAAACGCCGGCGCCCGCGCTCGTCGGGCCCAATACCTACGACGCGCTGGTACGCGCCAACGCCTTCCGGCTGCTGACCTCGTGGCACAAGGCGATCGCGATCGAGGCCGGCGCGGTGAAGGACTTCTACTGCACGCCCGATGCGAGCGGCATGAACGCGGCGATCGCCGTCACCGTCGCGTCGATCCAGGCGGTGCAAGCGGCGGGTGGCACGGTCGGCTACGTCTCGATGGACGATCCGTTCGCATCGGGGCAGGCCACCGTGTGCGGAGGGCCGGCGCTCGAACCCACCGCCGATCGGATTGCCACGTACGTGCATGCCGTCGGGGCAGCATTTCCAGGGATGCGAATCGGGTTCAGCGAGGCGTTTCCGCTGCTGAGTGAACCGAGCCTCGAGCGGGCGCTCGATCTGCTCATCGCCCGCGCCGCCGCGCCGGCGTTCCTGCACGTGGACGTCGACTCGCGGGCGCTCGTACGGTTCGGCGCCGACTTCACGCGGGACATGCGCGCGCTGTCACAAGCGTGTCGAGCCCGCGGCGTCGCGTTCGGCGTCATCCTCTGGGGCTACAACGGCGACGCCGATGCCCTCTACGCGGCCGATGCGGGAGCCGTGGCGCGCGAGGTCGGCGCCGCGTTTCCGACCTGGGAGGACATGCCAGACAACCTGATCGTCCAGAGCTGGGCGGTCTCGAGCACCGGCCTGGCGATCACCCCGTCCAACCTCCCTGAAGACCAGCTCGACACCCACACGAATCTCGTTCGCCAATTCTGGCATCAGTTCCGCGGTCAGACGGCGCCGCCTGTCGATACCGCCGTGAAGAAGCGGCCGTAAAAGGCCTGCGCTCAACGGGACGCGCCGCGAATACGTGCGCTGACCGCAACGTTGAGTACGACGATCGCCGCCATCACGGCGAGCGCGGTCGTCCACGTCGACGGAGACGGCACGCGGAACGAGGGGAGCCACTGATCGGCGCCCCCGCCCAGCAACGCGGACACCACGCGGTTGTGTCCGTCGCCGTGCGGCCAGAGGTCGTGTGGATGCTGCCAGCCGTAGGCAGCGATGATCGCCTGCGGAACCAACAGCAGCAGGATCGCCACGCGCGCTCCGCGGTTCCGCAGCAGGTCCGCGCCGACGAGGGACAGAATCGGCATGAGCGGCACCAGGAAGCGGCACGCCGGCGAGAATCCGGCCCACCACTGTTCGTGGGCCGCGGACGGAATGAACAGCGCCGCAATCGGAGCCAGCCAGAGCAGGCGAGATCGATCGAGCGCGAGCGCTGCCGGCGCGAGGATGCAGACCGGCGCCCACCAGAACAGCCCGTTCTCGCGATCGATCAGCAGGCCGGGTCCGCCATACGCGAATCTCGCCAGCGAGAATGGCGCACCCTCGAGCGTCAACGGTCCGCCGACGCTGCCCCAATAGTGATACGTCCAGGCCGCCAGCACCGCGGAGGGCAGCGCCAGCAGCGCGCCGGCCGCGACCCACTCGACCGCAGACAGACGAGCCATGGTCTGTCGTTTCTGCCACAGCACGACAGCGGCGACGCTCACCGCGTAGAGCAGATACTTGCGGTGGAACCACGGCAGCAGGCCGAGGGCCGCCAGGAGAACCCAGCTCCGGCGCGTCCATCGGGCCGGATCGCTGGTCCACTCGCGAATGCCCCATGCGGTTGCCAACAGCGCGAAGGGCTCTGGAAACACCTCGTAGGCGTTGGCGAGGACCGGCGCCGTCGCCCACAGGGCAAAGACGATGACGGCGGCCGTTGCCGGAGAGTGCGCCCGCTGCAGCAGCGCGGTGAAGGTCGCACTGGCGGCGAGCAGCACGACCGCCATCACGGCGAAGGTCATCAGCGCATACGCGAACAGCCCCCGGTTCATGCGGAATCGGGTCAGCAGGCGTGCCGGTACGCGGGGCGCCACGGTGGTCGCCAGCACGTAGGCGGGCAGCAGCGCGACTGCGACCCCTACATCATGCACGGGCCGCAGCGCGCCATCCCGCGCCGGGACAGCGTGGCGTTCGTGTTGGAGTCCAGCTGCTCCAAAAACCGATCCCTGGTCCTGAGCGTAGTTGTTGCCCAGATCGAAATCGCGGTCGGCCCAGAGGCTCTGCGCGACCATCAGATAGTGTGGCTCGTCGCCGCTATCCGTGTACTTGCCGTGGGTGGTCAGGCTCCAGAAGACGAGGAGCAGCAAGACGAGCAGCAATCGTCGGCACCGCCGCGCCACCATTCGTCGCGATTATAAAGGCACCGGGCCTGCACGCTGTCTGGTCCGTGACGCGGACCAGCGCCCGCCGCGCGCAATAAAAGCGTCCAGCTCCGCGATCGCCGAGGTGGCGCAAAGTCCGCCCCAGGCCGATGGCGCTCCACAACTCCAATCGCTGCCGTGAAATCGGCAGGCATCCGACGCCGCGCCGCACTGGCGCCGCGCTTGCCATAGGAGTCCACGGCCCCGCCACGACTCATCACAAGGTGCCCGAGCCTCTGTGTCTTGTGCGTGTGCCCGGGCGGGGTCGCCACCATCTCTTTCTCTGGAGGAACGTCACATGCGAATCGCTCTCATGCTCCTCGCCGTCGCCGCCATGGCTGTCATGCCGGTCGCCGCCGCGCAGCAGACCAAGACGACCGCGGGCGCACCCGTCAAGGCCTCGCGCGCGAAGGCTGCCCCGGCACCAACCACGCCGGTCAATCTGAATACCGCGACCCAGGCGCAGCTCGAAGCCTTGCCGGGCGTGGGTCCGAAAGCCGCCGAGCGCCTCATCGAGTACCGGAAGCAGAATGGCAGCTTCAAGAAGGTCGAAGATCTGATGAACGTCAAGGGCTTCGGCGAGAAGACGTTCCTGAAACTGAAGCCGATGATCACGGTCGGCGACAGGGCCGCGCCCTCCGGGCCCTCGCTCTAGCAGCCGGCGAGGCCCACGTCGATGGCGCGCAGTTCCGGCGACACACGCCCTGGATTCACCCTCATCGAGCTCTTGTTCTCGATGGCGATCATGGGCACCTTGACGACAATCGCCGTCCCGCAGGGGTTGCGCGCCCTCGACGACTTTCGCACGCGTGCCGCGGCGCGCTACCTGGCGCAGCGTGTGCTGGAGGCTCGGTTCCGATCGATCACGCACTCGGTCACCAGCGGTCTCCGCTTCGAGTCGTCGTCTATCGACTATCTCATCACATCGGTCGAGGACGGCAACGGCAACGGCCTGCGGACGACCGAGATCCTGCGCGGCGTCGATCGCACGATCACTCCGCCGGAGCGGCTCGACGCGCAGTTTTCCGGCGTGGCGTTCGGGATCCTCGACGGTGTTCCGGACGCGGATGGCGGGCCAGCTCCGGGATCCGATGGCGTTCGACTCGGCGTCTCCACGATTCTCTCGCTCAACGCCGACGGCACCGCCACGTCCGGCACGCTCTATGTGCACGGCCGCGGGCGCGCCCAGTACGCCGTGCGCGTGCTCGGCGTGACCGCGCGGGTGCGTGTCCTGAAGTTCGACTTCGTCACCGGCCGGTGGGTCGATGCCTGATCGCCGTCGTGCACCGCGTCGGCGTACGCGCGGTCTCGCCGCCCGCGTTCGGCCCGGCCACCTCGTCCTCGTGCTCGACGTCGGGCCCGGCGGCGCGCTGCTCGAGGGGGTACGTCCACTGCGCCCTGGCGCCGAAGTCGAAGTGCAGTTCGACCTCGGCACGCAGCGCATCCGCGTCGGCGCGACGGTGGTCCGCTGCAGCATTGCGATGCTCGATCCGCACCGGGGCCCCACCTACCGGTCCGGGATCGCCTTCGAGGCCGCGTTCGACTGGACGCGGGAAGACACGACTCAGCGCGGGTATGGAGTGCCCGATCCGCACGACCGCCGTGCGTCACGGGATCACGGGAGCGCGAAATGACCTTGGAAACGTCTGTGCAGCCGGTGGCAAGGGAATTGGAAAGAGCGCCAGCCTCGAACAATGGGGGAGGCGGCATGACACGCAGTGAGAGGCGCGCACCCGAGCGGCGGCGCGGCCTGATGGCTCTGCTCGAATCCGTGGCGGACGTGTTGCCGTCCTGTCGGGAGGCGCGCGCGGTGCGCAACCGCTTCGAGCGCAAGCTGTGCGATCTGCTGCACCTTCGCGAGGTCGAGCTGCGCGACGGGCCGGCGATTCCACACCCGCCGGAGGATGTGCTGTCGCTCGAGGTGCGATCGGGCGAGTTCACGTTGGGCGCCATCGACGCGGTCGTCGATCCCCAGCGCGCGCTCGACGCGTGGGATCGCCAGTTGCTCGACGCGGCGCGGCAGATCGCGTCGCTGGTGCTCACCATCGATCGGGCGCAGCGGGCGGGGATGTTCACGACCGCGGGAGGATATCGGCGCAATGGCGCGGCACCGATCGTGGGCTCGAGTGCAGGCATCCGGGCCGTCCGCGAGCGGATGGAGCGAGTGGCGGCGACGCACTTCACCGTCCTGATCGAGGGGGAGTCAGGGGTTGGGAAGGAACTCGTGGCGCGGCAGATTCACGAACTGTCGCCGCGCCGCGGCGGGCCGTTCGTCGCCGTCAATTGCGCGGCGATTGTCGAGACGCTGCTCGAGGCCGAGCTGTTCGGCATCGAAGAGCGCACGGCGACCGGCGTGCGCGGCCGCCGCGGCAAGTTCGAGCATGCGGACGCCGGGACGCTGTTTCTGGACGAGGTGGGCGATCTGTCTCTGGCGGCGCAGGCCAAGCTGCTGCGCGCCATCCAGGAAATGTCGGTCGAGCGGGTCGGGGCGATCGGCGCACGGCCGATCGATACGCGGATCATCGCCGCCACGAACCAGCCGCTCGCGGAGCTCGTCGATCGGGGCAAGTTCCGGCTCGATCTCTACTACCGCCTCCACGGCGTCGGGATCGTCGTGCCGCCGTTGCGCGAGCGTCCCGAGGATGTGATCGAACTGGCCGAGTACTTCCTCGCGCTGCATCGGGATTTCCGGAAGCTCAGGCTGTCGCAGGCGGCGGCGGATGCGCTCGTGGCGTACCGCTGGCCGGGCAACGTACGCGAACTGCAGCGGGTCATCGAGCACGGGGTGGCGTTGGCGGAAGACGATGCGCTCCGGCTGGAGGATTTGCCACCGTCGGTGCTCGACGGCTATATGCCGGTGTTGCTGCCGTCCGTTCACGCCGTCGACACGATGCGGGCGTGGGGCGCCCGCTATGCGCGGTTGATCTACGAGCGGTGCGGCGAGAACAAGCGCCGGACCTGCCGCGAGCTGGGGATCTCGTATCACACGCTCGTGGCCTATCTCCGCTATCGACCAGATCAACGCCGCGGCATGCCTGCGGCGACTCGTGCCGGGTTGCCTCCGGCCACACACAGCGGCGCAGGCGGGGCGGATGGTCCGCAGAGGTGCGCGCCGGCTCAATCTGGAGGTTTGTAATGGTGAAGAAACTGCTGTTTGCGTGCGTGCTGCTGGCCGGATTCGTCGCGACTCCGCGTCCCGCGATCGCGGGATGCACCACCGATCTGGGTGACTGTTACGGCCGGGCCGCCCGCGTCGACAGCTTCTGGTACCGGTGGGCGACCGGCCTCGACTGCGAGCTCGACTACACCCAGTGCGTCCGCATCAAGCTGGTAGGGGCCTGATGCTGCGCTTCGCCGGCTCGGCGCTGCTGCTGGCGATGACCGTGGGCGCCTGCAAGACCCCCGTGGCCGGGCAGGCGCCCGCTCTGGTCGCACCGGTGCCGATCTTCGGACCGGTCATCGGTTCCGAAGTCATCGCCGGGAGGTCAGACGATGGGGTGGTGACGTTGTTGGCGGGAGGCCTGGATTTGGTGCGAGTGGATGTGGAACGGAGGCGTGTCGAGCGGGTCCGGCTGGCCCTGGCGCCTGGCGAATCGTGTTGGGGGCTGGCGCGGTTGTCGGATGGCACGCTGTGGACCTTGAAAGGCCGACAAGTCGCCGCGCGCCTCTCGGTCACCGGTCGCCTGGCGGAGCAGATTCCGTTGCCGACGCCGCAGTTCGGGATCTTCGCCGCGGGGAACCAGCTGCTCTTTCAGGAGGCCGTGTTCACCGCTCCGTCCCCGGCGCTGACGAGTGGGAGTTCTGGCGCCCCCGCGCGCGTGCCTTGGAGCAGTCTCATGACGAGGCGGTTCGATGGCCTCGCGCGCGCCTCGGCCGCCGCCCTCAACCTGCTCTCGTGCGGAGCGACGCGCGATCGCGAACGCGCGTGCTGGTTTCCCGACGAGCCCGCGGTGAACCTCGTCGATGATGACGGGCACGCACGGCGTGTGACGCTGGCGGGGCTTCGCGTCGTGTCGCCCGAGGTGCTGCTCACGTCCGACAATCCCCCTCGCCCCGTACGCGATGCGTTCGTCACCGAGCATGGGGAAATCTGGGTGCTCAGCAGCGGGGTGCCGCCGCCGGGACATGCCGACACGCCAGGCGGATGGACGCTGGCGCGTTTCGGGAGACGAGGCGAGGTGCTGGGGCAGAGCCGGCTCGCGGAAGCGGCCCGTCTGATTCTTGCTGCGGACTCCCGGAGGGTCGAGCTGCTGCTCGCCAGCGGAAAAGTCGGAGAGGTACCTGCATGGTGAGCTTCTTCTTCGCGCTGCGGCCGTTTCCCGTGTCTGGAGTCGTCGCGCTGGCGGCGGTCACGCTCTATGGCGCGGTGATCGTGGCCTCGAGCCCCGGCGAGCTGGACTCGGCGCTGGGGCTGCTGTTGTTCGTGCAGATGTTCATGGCGTCGAGCGGCTTTCTGATGGCGGCGCATCGCGGTCATTTCGATCCGATGCTCGGGTACGGACGCAGCCGCGCGGCGGCTCTGGCGGTCCAGTGGGGCGCATCGGTCGTTCCGGCCTTGGTGGCATGGCTGGCCCTGGTGTTGGCTGGCTGGGTGGAGGGGAGCGCGGTGGTGCTTTCGGCACTCGCCGGTCGGCGTCTCGCAGCCTTCTTCATCGTTTCGGCCATTGCATGGTCGTGCGGTTTCGCGCTGCCGCGTGGCGCCGCCGGCGCTCTGTGGATGGGTGTGCTCGGCTGGCTGCTGCTCCGTCATCCGGATCTGCTGTCCTGGGCCGGACCGGGTACCTCGGCCCTCGCGGTGACGAGACGGGCGATGTCGATCGTAGCGTGTCCGTTTCTGCTGATCGGTGGTCCGTCCGGCATCGACGCCGCGTCGGTCACTGCCGCGCTGGCCGCGAGCTGTGTGCTCATGCTGACTGTCTGGCGCGCCGGGCGCTGGATCGACGTATACCTCGTGGAGCGAGCGTGACACCGCGCCTCGACGTTGCGGGCGTGTCGAAGGCGTTCGGCCGGCACCGCGTGCTCGACCAGGCATCGGTGCAGGTACGCGCCGGCGAAGCGGTCGGCCTGCTAGGCGCCAACGGCGCCGGAAAGACCACACTGCTGCGTGTCGCCGCCGGGTTGATGCGGCCTGACGCGGGTGGCGTGCGCTGGCTGCCGTCGGAACCGTTCGCCGTGCCGTCTGTACGGTATTTCGGGGGCGAAGGCACGCTGCCGCCAACCATCAGCGCGCGCCGCTGGGCCTCACTCTTCTCGATCGTTGCGGCCGAGCGGCGTGCGATTGGCCGGCTGTCGCGGGGCAGCCGCCAGGGACTCGGGTTGCGGGTCTTTCTGGCCGGCGATCCGACCGATATCGTGCTGCTCGACGAGCCGTGGGAAGGGCTCGACCCGCCGGGAGCCGCATGGCTCACCGACACGCTGCGGCGTTGGCAGCGTGCCGGCTCGGCGATCCTGCTGTCGTCACACCGGCTGTATGACCTCGACTCGATCTGCACGCGATTCGTCATGCTCGAGGACGGGCGGTGCTCGCCGCTCGTCGCCCGCGATGAGCGGCCACGACTCGAGCAGATCCAGCGTGCCTTTGTACGGGGTGGCCGATGATCGCGATGCCGATCGTCTATCACGACGTTCCGGCCGAGGTCTCCACAGTGACGCCGTACGCATGGCGCCAGGGGAGTGCGCCGGTACCGCTGCATGTGGCGGTCGAGCGCGACGGCCGGGACGTCAGGTTCGTGCTGGCCGTCGAATCTCCGATCGTGGTGTTGTTGCAGCGTCCCGATGGCTTGTATTTGCTCGACGGGCCGTTGATTGTCGACCGTCCCCTCGAACGGCGTGTCGACGGCAATTGGCGGCGCTCGGTCGTTGGATCGACCGCCGGAGTGACGGCGGCGGCTGCGCCGCTCACCTGGATCAGCGCTGATGGCATCGGGGGAGTGTGGCCCGCGTGCTGGTGGACGTCTCCATCGCGGTGGGAGTGCATGGGCCTGCCGCTCGACGCGGCCGGCGTCGTGACGGCGATTCAGGATGGGTGGCTGCTGGCGGCTCCGGTCAGTGGAAATGCCGTGCCCACCCTGCGTGCGTCAGCGTGGGGCCGGCTTGCCGTCGTCTCCGACCGCGACGGGGGACTGCCACCGCGCCTTCGCTTCACCGCGGCCGAGCCGCAGACGCCGCCGCAGCGCGCCAGGGCCGTGCGCCTCGAGACGAGACAGCTCGATCTCAAGGTCTTCCCCCTTTCGCCTGGCGTCTTCTGGCTCGCGGGAGGGTCGTCACCGCCCGATTCGTGGCTCGAAGTCCGCAGTGTGCGATCGGGGCCGCAGTTTCTCTCGCTGGACGAGGTCGCCAGGGACACGCCGCTGTCGCCGTTGCGCGTCGTGCTCGAAGCGCGGAGAGATGTCGATGCGGTCGTGGCGTCGAATCGCGGGGATCCGATTCCTGGCGCACTTGTCACCTTGTTTCGGCTGAT
This genomic window contains:
- a CDS encoding PilZ domain-containing protein, with the protein product MPDRRRAPRRRTRGLAARVRPGHLVLVLDVGPGGALLEGVRPLRPGAEVEVQFDLGTQRIRVGATVVRCSIAMLDPHRGPTYRSGIAFEAAFDWTREDTTQRGYGVPDPHDRRASRDHGSAK
- a CDS encoding helix-hairpin-helix domain-containing protein; amino-acid sequence: MLLAVAAMAVMPVAAAQQTKTTAGAPVKASRAKAAPAPTTPVNLNTATQAQLEALPGVGPKAAERLIEYRKQNGSFKKVEDLMNVKGFGEKTFLKLKPMITVGDRAAPSGPSL
- a CDS encoding sigma 54-interacting transcriptional regulator; the encoded protein is MTRSERRAPERRRGLMALLESVADVLPSCREARAVRNRFERKLCDLLHLREVELRDGPAIPHPPEDVLSLEVRSGEFTLGAIDAVVDPQRALDAWDRQLLDAARQIASLVLTIDRAQRAGMFTTAGGYRRNGAAPIVGSSAGIRAVRERMERVAATHFTVLIEGESGVGKELVARQIHELSPRRGGPFVAVNCAAIVETLLEAELFGIEERTATGVRGRRGKFEHADAGTLFLDEVGDLSLAAQAKLLRAIQEMSVERVGAIGARPIDTRIIAATNQPLAELVDRGKFRLDLYYRLHGVGIVVPPLRERPEDVIELAEYFLALHRDFRKLRLSQAAADALVAYRWPGNVRELQRVIEHGVALAEDDALRLEDLPPSVLDGYMPVLLPSVHAVDTMRAWGARYARLIYERCGENKRRTCRELGISYHTLVAYLRYRPDQRRGMPAATRAGLPPATHSGAGGADGPQRCAPAQSGGL
- a CDS encoding ATP-binding cassette domain-containing protein, with translation MTPRLDVAGVSKAFGRHRVLDQASVQVRAGEAVGLLGANGAGKTTLLRVAAGLMRPDAGGVRWLPSEPFAVPSVRYFGGEGTLPPTISARRWASLFSIVAAERRAIGRLSRGSRQGLGLRVFLAGDPTDIVLLDEPWEGLDPPGAAWLTDTLRRWQRAGSAILLSSHRLYDLDSICTRFVMLEDGRCSPLVARDERPRLEQIQRAFVRGGR
- a CDS encoding type II secretion system protein, encoding MARSSGDTRPGFTLIELLFSMAIMGTLTTIAVPQGLRALDDFRTRAAARYLAQRVLEARFRSITHSVTSGLRFESSSIDYLITSVEDGNGNGLRTTEILRGVDRTITPPERLDAQFSGVAFGILDGVPDADGGPAPGSDGVRLGVSTILSLNADGTATSGTLYVHGRGRAQYAVRVLGVTARVRVLKFDFVTGRWVDA